The following coding sequences are from one Lasioglossum baleicum chromosome 18, iyLasBale1, whole genome shotgun sequence window:
- the LOC143218071 gene encoding very long chain fatty acid elongase 6-like: protein MNKVDYMEVTVPNYSYVFNFEETFRHLDTKIWMTNNWTNGFYYCGIYMILIFGGQHYMSTRPKFDLRGVLSLWNTLLATFSIIGFTRTAPELIHVLRNYGFYHSICIPSFIEQDCVSGFWTWMFVLSKLPELGDTIFIVLRKQPLIFLHWYHHITVLLYSWFSYKEYTASARWFVVMNYFVHSIMYSYYALKAMRYRPPKGIAMVITTLQLAQMIIGCVINITAYQYLESGLIECGITQVNVKFSLAMYFSYFVLFAKFFHKAYLGGNGGRAKAVKKDGYANGSTEYEKLKAN from the exons ATGAACAAAGTGGATTACATGGAGGTCACTGTGCCCAACTATTCATATGTCTTCAATTTTGAAGAAACCTTCCGTCACTTAGACACCAAAATATGGATGACGAATAACTGGACGAACGGTTTCTATTACTGTGGAATTTACATGATTTTAATATTTGGTGGACAGCATTATATGTCGACCAGGCCAAAGTTTGATCTAAGAGGCGTACTTTCACTGTGGAACACGCTGCTTGCAACATTCTCCATTATTGGATTTACTAGAACAGCACCAGAATTGATCCATGTACTCAGGAATTATGGGTTTTACCATAGTATTTGTATACCTAG CTTCATCGAGCAAGACTGCGTGTCAGGGTTCTGGACATGGATGTTCGTGCTGTCGAAGCTTCCAGAGCTGGGCGACACAATCTTTATAGTGCTACGGAAGCAACCGCTGATCTTCCTACATTGGTACCACCACATAACAGTGCTACTATACTCCTGGTTCTCGTACAAGGAGTACACAGCATCGGCTAGGTGGTTCGTTGTAATGAACTACTTCGTTCACTCGATAATGTACTCGTACTACGCGCTGAAAGCAATGCGCTACAGACCGCCTAAGGGGATCGCTATGGTGATCACCACGCTGCAGTTAGCACAAATGATAATCGGCTGCGTGATCAATATTACGGCTTATCAGTACCTGGAGAGCGGACTGATCGAGTGCGGCATCACCCAGGTCAACGTTAAGTTCAGCCTGGCCATGTACTTCAGCTACTTCGTGCTATTCGCTAAATTCTTTCACAAAGCCTACCTGGGCGGCAACGGTGGCAGGGCCAAAGCGGTGAAGAAGGACGGCTATGCCAACGGATCTACGGAATATGAGAAGCTCAAGGCTAATTAA